The following coding sequences lie in one Pseudoalteromonas sp. Scap06 genomic window:
- the mnmC gene encoding bifunctional tRNA (5-methylaminomethyl-2-thiouridine)(34)-methyltransferase MnmD/FAD-dependent 5-carboxymethylaminomethyl-2-thiouridine(34) oxidoreductase MnmC translates to MIKNAHIHFNDLGTPVANDFDDVYFSNDDGLAESHYVFYQQNSIDTRLQNHDREHFVIAETGFGTGLNFLNAWLQFSDHLQCLQVQYEQPNTVQRLHFISFEKYPLSVNDLKQALQAWPSLSHLSDQLVAHYPINLNGCHRLEFANGRVTLDLYFGDVLECINSMSYPQSGLVDAWFLDGFAPSKNPDMWQQSVFNAMVDISRSNATLATFTAAGFVRRGLNEAGFSMQKAKGFGRKREMLIGTLAQANPKQSAPAYFEHHPSPLSSVAIIGGGIASSCILYSLAKRGIKSHLFCQDEKPAMGASHNVQGAVYPHLQAKNSPHSELFAHSFLYAKRLYNQLINNGFLFDHQWCGVLQHAVKQPLADRHQNLADKQLWPEQLMRNVTADEGDAIAGVKTGYSGVFFEQGGWVNPPQLVCAMLDAAQQLNAFESLFNCHIEQFTKQPDGWYLTTQKQTFGPFSDVIICTGEHSDAFTQTKTLPIVGVRGQVSHVQASEQSRKLNTVLCHKGYFTPAYLDHHCMGATFEKNSKSREVTEQDNHTNREQLLSFYNNTEFATSLGDISSAKAAVRCSFIDHLPMAGEWVEQTDYTRAFANLRLGKRYQYQPLEKPQQGLHIFTGFGARALCSAPLSAEHLISSLNNEPRPLSERVSQAIHPGRFIVRDLIRNKI, encoded by the coding sequence ATGATAAAAAACGCCCATATACACTTTAACGACTTAGGCACACCAGTTGCCAATGACTTTGACGATGTTTATTTTTCTAATGACGACGGCCTTGCTGAATCGCATTATGTGTTTTATCAACAAAACAGTATAGATACACGGTTACAAAATCATGACCGTGAACACTTTGTTATCGCCGAAACCGGTTTTGGTACTGGGCTTAACTTTTTGAATGCATGGCTGCAGTTTTCTGACCACTTACAGTGCCTACAAGTTCAATATGAACAGCCAAATACAGTGCAGCGATTACATTTTATTTCTTTTGAAAAATATCCACTTAGCGTAAATGATTTAAAACAAGCCTTGCAAGCTTGGCCTAGTTTAAGCCATTTGAGCGACCAACTCGTTGCCCACTATCCGATTAATTTAAATGGCTGCCACCGACTTGAATTTGCCAATGGCCGTGTAACCCTCGACCTCTACTTTGGCGACGTACTGGAATGTATTAATAGTATGAGCTACCCACAAAGTGGGCTGGTTGATGCGTGGTTTTTAGATGGCTTTGCGCCAAGTAAAAACCCCGACATGTGGCAGCAAAGTGTATTTAACGCCATGGTTGATATTTCCAGAAGCAATGCCACATTAGCCACGTTTACCGCTGCGGGGTTTGTGCGCAGAGGACTAAACGAGGCAGGCTTTAGCATGCAAAAAGCCAAAGGCTTTGGCCGAAAGCGTGAAATGCTAATTGGCACACTTGCTCAAGCCAACCCAAAACAATCAGCCCCCGCCTATTTTGAGCATCACCCCTCACCGCTTTCAAGTGTGGCTATTATTGGCGGAGGTATAGCGAGCAGTTGCATCCTTTATAGCCTCGCAAAACGTGGCATAAAAAGCCACTTATTTTGCCAAGATGAAAAACCCGCAATGGGGGCATCGCACAATGTACAAGGGGCTGTGTATCCGCACTTACAGGCAAAAAACTCGCCACATAGTGAATTATTTGCCCATAGTTTTTTATACGCAAAGCGGCTTTATAATCAATTAATCAACAATGGCTTTTTGTTTGATCACCAGTGGTGTGGTGTACTACAACATGCAGTAAAACAGCCATTGGCAGATCGCCATCAAAACCTCGCAGATAAACAACTGTGGCCAGAGCAGCTTATGCGAAATGTAACTGCTGATGAGGGTGATGCTATCGCTGGGGTTAAAACAGGTTACTCGGGGGTATTTTTTGAACAAGGCGGCTGGGTTAATCCCCCGCAGTTAGTTTGTGCAATGTTAGATGCCGCACAACAATTAAATGCGTTTGAAAGCCTATTTAACTGCCATATTGAGCAATTTACTAAACAACCCGATGGTTGGTACTTAACCACGCAAAAGCAAACATTTGGCCCCTTTAGCGATGTGATTATTTGTACTGGTGAGCACAGTGATGCATTTACGCAAACCAAAACACTTCCCATTGTTGGCGTTCGCGGCCAAGTGTCACATGTTCAGGCAAGCGAGCAATCACGTAAACTTAATACTGTATTGTGTCACAAAGGTTATTTTACTCCCGCTTATTTAGATCATCATTGTATGGGCGCCACCTTTGAAAAAAATAGCAAAAGCCGTGAAGTGACCGAGCAAGACAACCACACTAACCGCGAGCAATTACTGAGTTTTTATAACAACACTGAATTTGCCACTAGCTTAGGCGATATTAGCTCAGCCAAAGCCGCTGTTCGCTGTAGTTTTATTGACCACTTACCAATGGCCGGTGAATGGGTGGAGCAAACTGATTATACACGTGCATTTGCTAATTTACGTTTGGGCAAGCGCTATCAATATCAGCCATTAGAAAAACCACAACAGGGCCTACATATTTTTACCGGCTTTGGCGCGCGAGCATTATGCAGTGCACCGTTATCTGCCGAGCACTTAATTAGTAGTTTAAACAATGAACCTCGCCCACTAAGTGAGCGTGTAAGCCAAGCAATTCATCCAGGACGTTTTATTGTTCGTGATCTTATTCGCAATAAAATTTAA
- a CDS encoding NAD(P)-binding oxidoreductase: MSKTLIIGASGQIGKMATKLLLENEQNVVALVRDKSKLHDLDSPFLSIVEQDLEGDFSNAINGCDQVIFAAGSGGSTGTDKTVLIDLWAATKAATYSKEHGVKHFIMVSSIGADDPDAIDSDLKPYLVAKHMADEHLIHSGLNYTIVRPGTLTDENASLEVTTERPSDQSKAKISRENVANALLHVATNSFNSNRIFELFDGDKPIKAAIK; this comes from the coding sequence ATGAGTAAGACTTTAATTATTGGTGCAAGTGGTCAAATTGGTAAAATGGCTACCAAACTACTTTTAGAAAATGAGCAAAATGTTGTTGCACTTGTAAGAGACAAAAGCAAACTGCATGATTTAGATAGCCCATTTTTAAGTATTGTTGAACAGGATTTAGAAGGTGACTTTTCAAATGCCATTAATGGCTGCGACCAAGTTATCTTTGCGGCAGGTTCAGGTGGAAGTACAGGCACAGATAAAACCGTACTTATTGATTTGTGGGCAGCGACAAAAGCGGCAACTTATTCTAAAGAGCACGGTGTAAAACACTTTATTATGGTCAGCTCTATTGGCGCAGACGATCCAGATGCAATAGATAGTGACTTAAAGCCCTATCTAGTAGCAAAACATATGGCCGATGAGCATTTAATTCACAGTGGACTCAATTATACAATTGTCCGCCCAGGAACATTAACCGACGAAAATGCCTCTTTGGAAGTAACAACTGAGCGTCCTAGCGATCAGTCAAAGGCTAAAATTAGCCGCGAGAATGTAGCCAACGCACTGCTTCACGTTGCTACAAATTCATTTAATAGCAATCGTATTTTTGAGTTATTTGATGGCGACAAACCAATAAAAGCCGCTATTAAATAA
- a CDS encoding sulfite exporter TauE/SafE family protein produces the protein MDIFTAEHVSPLISLLLIVLAGFTSFVSAAFGAGGGLMLLVVMASVMPMAVVVPVHALVQLGSNTNRLLLSITHLDKPMLLYFTLGGLIGVGLSSQVVSDINLDSMKLFVALFVIYLLWGTIPEFNKDSRLGRLIAGAITAFISTFVGASGPLVASYLHINHYDKLKFTATFSSIMTLQHSLKAVVYAGLGFSFWQWLPLTLAMILSGAIGTWLGIRLLKRLSVARFRVIFKVILTLLAIQLAWQGMNVMLI, from the coding sequence ATGGATATTTTTACAGCTGAACACGTTTCGCCTTTGATCTCGCTGTTACTCATTGTACTGGCGGGGTTTACTTCGTTTGTATCGGCGGCTTTTGGTGCGGGCGGCGGTTTAATGCTGTTGGTGGTAATGGCGTCGGTTATGCCTATGGCGGTGGTAGTGCCTGTTCATGCTTTAGTGCAGTTAGGCTCTAATACCAATCGGTTGTTGTTAAGCATTACCCATCTTGATAAGCCGATGTTGCTGTATTTTACTCTGGGTGGATTAATTGGCGTGGGGCTATCAAGCCAAGTAGTAAGCGATATTAACCTTGATAGTATGAAGTTGTTTGTGGCTTTATTTGTTATTTATTTATTGTGGGGAACAATTCCTGAATTTAATAAAGACTCACGATTAGGGCGGTTAATAGCGGGCGCAATAACCGCATTTATCTCGACTTTTGTAGGGGCAAGTGGGCCTTTGGTGGCGAGTTATTTACATATTAATCATTACGATAAGCTTAAATTTACCGCGACTTTTTCAAGTATTATGACCTTGCAGCATAGTTTAAAAGCCGTTGTTTATGCGGGGCTTGGCTTTAGCTTTTGGCAATGGTTGCCGTTAACACTGGCGATGATTTTAAGCGGAGCCATTGGCACTTGGTTAGGGATTAGATTACTTAAGCGGTTATCGGTAGCGCGTTTTAGGGTTATTTTTAAAGTGATTTTAACCCTGCTTGCCATACAGCTTGCATGGCAAGGGATGAATGTAATGCTTATTTAA
- the rnt gene encoding ribonuclease T: MANTEQTLFAQRFRGFFPVVIDVETAGFNKETDALLEIAASVLKMDDEGLLSIDHTVHFHVQPFEGANIEQAAIEFNGIEPFSALRRAVPEEEAIKEICKVVRKAQKAAGCQRSVVVAHNAAFDHGFLNAAIERNNIKRTPFHPFVSFDTTSLAGLALGQTVLAKACRAAGIEFDNKQAHSALYDTERTAELYCLIVNRWQQLGGWPLAIDETQQSEDEASNQD; the protein is encoded by the coding sequence ATGGCAAATACTGAGCAAACACTTTTCGCACAACGCTTTCGTGGCTTTTTTCCTGTGGTTATTGATGTTGAAACCGCCGGTTTTAACAAAGAAACCGACGCACTACTAGAAATTGCAGCATCCGTCTTAAAAATGGATGACGAAGGACTGCTTAGTATCGATCATACCGTTCATTTTCATGTGCAACCGTTTGAGGGTGCAAACATTGAACAAGCCGCTATTGAGTTTAATGGGATTGAGCCTTTTTCAGCACTTCGAAGGGCAGTCCCTGAAGAAGAGGCGATTAAAGAAATTTGTAAAGTAGTGCGCAAAGCGCAAAAAGCCGCAGGGTGTCAGCGCTCTGTGGTGGTTGCTCATAATGCCGCTTTTGACCATGGCTTTTTAAATGCCGCTATTGAGCGTAATAACATCAAGCGCACACCATTTCATCCGTTTGTTAGTTTTGATACCACATCACTTGCGGGTTTGGCATTAGGCCAAACAGTATTAGCTAAAGCGTGCCGAGCAGCAGGAATAGAGTTCGATAACAAACAAGCACACTCTGCGTTATACGATACAGAACGCACCGCTGAATTATATTGTTTAATTGTTAATCGTTGGCAGCAACTAGGTGGTTGGCCACTTGCTATAGATGAAACACAACAGAGCGAAGACGAAGCAAGCAACCAAGATTAA
- a CDS encoding DUF342 domain-containing protein, protein MSVFSFNEQTGYISLVSHPHVSGLASTATQLIELMGQSEYCECEVIASNIGKLFAQNKTEEAPSLVIAQAIDAKLTINIDEKNMLVEATLITAKGGKLLSMEQAIEEFSQAGVVKGISSHALEQLLAQQFEHPPGSTHCAEVAFGRASKVGNDAKFVRLCCTAQDRVLSPQAKGGGKVDMRNLGDIITVKPGCELMRRIPATSGVDGFTVFGDVLTATPGKEHKLQPFDGTKIAPDNPNLLIADCTGVPVALPRGMRVDDVLCFHNIDPSTGHVEFDGSIIVSGDIKDGMRVTASGDITVLGFVESAQLKSDSAITIVKGAIGRKREADEPFTCSILAKRTVALGYSQYCDIKTDQNLLIDRQSLHCDLSAGNLIRVGSAKDPKGKIIGGHILDAMRIETGELGAPAGTKTRVCIAQRWYVLKQKQAQITDFEKVLISKSIELQQARQRINKQVASAQRQQFLNKITTNEEHIANRSASINQQKQLLRKKMTQLLALSRLKVNELMHPGVELKIARESISFSRNYPPHLITHSEGKITQSF, encoded by the coding sequence ATGTCGGTTTTTTCTTTTAATGAGCAAACGGGGTATATCTCTTTAGTTTCACACCCTCATGTTTCAGGTTTAGCCTCAACAGCAACACAGCTTATTGAATTAATGGGCCAGTCAGAATATTGCGAGTGTGAGGTTATTGCTAGCAATATTGGTAAGCTGTTTGCTCAAAATAAAACCGAAGAAGCCCCCTCTTTAGTAATTGCTCAAGCCATTGATGCAAAACTAACCATAAACATCGATGAAAAGAATATGCTCGTTGAAGCTACCCTTATTACTGCCAAGGGCGGTAAATTGCTTAGCATGGAACAAGCGATTGAAGAGTTCTCACAAGCAGGGGTTGTAAAAGGCATTAGCTCTCATGCATTAGAGCAGTTATTGGCGCAACAGTTCGAACACCCCCCAGGAAGTACGCATTGTGCCGAAGTCGCTTTTGGTCGTGCATCTAAAGTGGGTAACGATGCCAAATTTGTACGTCTTTGCTGCACAGCGCAAGACCGCGTACTTAGCCCACAAGCTAAAGGCGGTGGTAAAGTTGATATGAGGAACCTAGGTGATATTATTACTGTAAAACCTGGTTGTGAATTAATGCGGCGCATTCCAGCAACATCGGGGGTTGATGGGTTTACTGTGTTTGGAGATGTGCTAACTGCAACCCCTGGCAAAGAGCATAAATTACAACCTTTTGACGGCACTAAAATTGCGCCTGACAACCCCAACTTATTAATTGCCGACTGTACTGGCGTACCGGTTGCCCTTCCCCGTGGTATGCGTGTTGATGATGTTTTATGTTTTCACAATATTGATCCAAGTACTGGGCATGTTGAATTTGATGGCAGTATTATAGTCAGTGGTGATATAAAAGATGGCATGCGCGTGACCGCCAGCGGCGATATTACTGTTTTAGGCTTTGTTGAATCGGCGCAGCTCAAAAGTGATAGTGCCATCACAATAGTAAAGGGTGCAATTGGCAGAAAGCGAGAAGCCGATGAGCCATTTACCTGTTCTATTTTAGCTAAACGAACCGTTGCGCTTGGTTACTCTCAATACTGCGACATAAAAACGGATCAAAACTTACTAATAGATCGCCAATCATTACATTGTGACTTGAGTGCTGGAAATTTAATTAGGGTGGGCAGCGCAAAAGATCCTAAAGGTAAAATTATTGGTGGCCATATTCTAGACGCAATGCGCATTGAAACAGGTGAATTGGGCGCACCAGCAGGAACTAAAACCCGTGTTTGCATCGCACAGCGATGGTATGTGCTAAAACAAAAACAAGCGCAAATCACTGACTTTGAAAAAGTTTTAATCAGTAAGTCAATTGAACTACAGCAAGCGCGTCAGCGAATTAATAAACAAGTTGCAAGCGCACAGCGTCAGCAATTTTTGAATAAAATAACAACGAATGAAGAACACATAGCAAACCGAAGCGCCAGCATCAATCAGCAAAAGCAGTTGCTAAGAAAGAAAATGACGCAGCTTTTAGCGCTCAGTCGCTTAAAAGTTAATGAGCTTATGCACCCTGGGGTAGAGCTTAAAATTGCACGAGAATCAATTAGCTTTTCGCGTAATTACCCACCACATTTAATCACTCATAGTGAAGGTAAAATAACGCAATCGTTTTAA